Part of the Spiroplasma sp. BIUS-1 genome, AAAATTAATATCTTTTCATTAGATAATGCTAAAGAAAAAGATATTGAAATTAAATGAAATGGAAACATTGACGAAGCTGAATTAAGCAATCCAGAATTCTTAAACAAAGTTAACAAAAGAAGAGAAAAAACTGCTGGAAACTATGTAAAAGAAAACAACTTTGCTAAAAAAGAAGTTGAAGAAGAAATTGTATTTGTTGAAGAAGACAAATCAATTGACGAAATTCAAGCATCAATTGCAGCATTTGAAAGCTTAAGCGAAGATGACAGTACTTTAGATTTTGAAGAAAGTATCGGTAGTGATGATGATTATGATTCATACTACCAAGACTAATTTCTAAATGTCAAAAGATTTAAATCTTAGAAAAGATGCTGCATCTAATAAGATGTATCCTAAAATAGAATTAATAAGAGTTGTTAAGAATAAAAACGGAGAAGTTTTTATTGATAATACTAAAAAAGCAAATGGTAGAGGCGCATACATCAGACCTACTGTTGAAGCTGTAAATAAAGTTAAAAAAACTAGAGCTTTAGAGAGAAATTTAAAAACTACTTTAGAAGAACAATTTTATGAAAAACTTTTAGAAGAGGTAAAATTAAATTGGGATTAGATTTAGATAGACTTTTAGGTTCTCTTGGAATGATTTCTTCTGCTGGTAAATTGATTTATGGTGAAAAACTATTTGATCAAATCAAACAAAGCAAAATAAAACTAGTATTAACAACAACTGATATGGGTCAATCCCAATTAAAAAAAATAAATGATAAAGCTAATTTTTATAACATAAAAATCATCAATAATTTATTTGACTCTACTACTTTAAACAAAGCAATAGGTCGAAGTAATGTAAAAAGCGTTGGAGTAAGTGATGAAAATTTTGTAAAGTTACTTTTAAAAAACGTCGAATAAGAAGGGAGATGTAGTTATGGCAAAAAATACAAAACAAACAAACACAAATAATAAAGTTCAAGCCAAAAACAAATCCAAAGCACACAGTGCAAATTTAAAAAATCAATTAAAACAAACTACAGAGACAGGATTAATAGATGGGGTTTTTGTTTATACAGAACCTTTATCAATTGCAGACTTTGCAAAAAAACTAAATAAAGGACCTGCAGAAATCGTTAAATGATTTTTTACAAACGGTTCAATGGTGACTCAAAATCAAGTACTTTCAGAAGAACAAATGGGAGAATTGTGTATTGAGTTCGGATATGACTTTAAAAAAGAAACTACTGTTACAAAAGAAAACATCTTTGAAACTTTCAATGAAAAAGATGATCCAAAAGATTTAAAAGCAAAACCTCCAATAGTTACAATTATGGGACACGTTGACCATGGTAAAACAACACTATTAGACTCAATAAGAAACGCAAATGTAACTGAAGGAGAATTTGGTGGTATTACTCAACATATTGGAGCCTATCAAGCTACAATAAAAGATAATAAAATAACATTTATTGATACTCCAGGTCACGAAGCTTTCACAGAAATGAGAGCAAGAGGAAGTGAAGTTACAGATATAGTTATTTTAGTTGTTGCAGCAGATGATGGTGTTATGCCTCAAACAGAAGAAGCAATTGACCATGCTAAAGCAGCAGATGTTCCAATAATAGTTTTTGTTAATAAAATCGATAAACCTGGAGCAGATCCAAGTAAAGTTAAAATGGAATTAATGAACTATGGAATCGTTGCAGAAGAATACGGTGGAGATATTCCATTTATTGAAGGTTCTGCAAAAGCAAAAACTGGTTTAGATACTTTATTAGAAACTATCTTATTAATTTCAGAGCTTAAAGATTTAAAAGCAAATCCAAATAAATTTGCTCGTGGAACAGTTATTGAAGCTAAATTGGATAAAAATAGAGGTCCAATAGCAACAATTCTAGTTCAAGAGGGAACTTTAAGAATGAGAGATATCGTAATTGCTGGAGGTACTTTTGGTACTATCAAAGATTTAGAAAATGAAAATAAAGCTAAGTTAAAAGAAGTGTTACCAGGTCAACCAGCAGTTGTAATCGGTTTAAATGAAGTTCCAAAAGCTGGAGATAAATTCATTGTTGTTACAGAAGAGAAAATGGCAAGAGATATTGCAAAAGCTCAATTTGAAAAACAACAAAATGAAGCAAGACAAAAAAATCAAACTTTCACTTTAGACTCAATTAAAAATAAAATTGAATCTGGAGAATTAAAATCAATTAACATTATTCTAAAAGCAGATACACAAGGGACTGTTGAAGCTGTTAGAAACTCAATGTTAAAAATAAATATTGAAGGTGTAAAAATTAACGTTATTAGAGCAACTGTTGGAGCAATATCAGTAAGTGATGTTACTTTAGCATTAGCATCAGATGCCTTAATTTACGGATTCAACGTTAGACCAACTGCTCAAGTTAGACAAAAAGCAGAAGAAGATGGTGTTGAAATAAGACTTCACAATATTATTTATAAATTAATTGAAGAAATAGCAGAAGCTGCAACTGGTATGTTAGATCCTGTATTTGAAGAAAAATCACTTGGAGAAGCTGAAGTAAGACAATTATTTAAGCACTCACAAGTTGGTACAATTGCTGGATGTAGAATTATTAGTGGTACAGTTCCAAGAAACTCAAAAGTACATATCTTGCGTGATGGAATCGTTGTTTATACTGGTGAATTGTCATCGTTAAAAAACAAAAAAGATGACATTAAAGAAGCTAAAGAAGGTGCTGAATGTGGTTTAACTATTAAAAACTTTAATGATTTAAAAGAAAATGATATTATAGAAGCATATAAGGTAGAAGAGGTGAAATAGTTATGCCAAACGATATTAAAATTGAAAGAAATCAATCAACTATTTTAAGAGAATTAAACTTAATTTTACAAAGAGAATTTCCAGATTGTGAGTACTTAAACTCACTTACAATTCATGAAGTAAGACTATCAAATGATATGGGTCATGCTAAAGTATTTTATTCATTTATGGATACAAGTGCAGATAAAAATGATGTACAACAAGAAATAAATGAGAACTTAAAAGAAATTAGAATGATTTTAGCAAGTAAAGTTGAAATGAGAAGTGTACCTGAATTGGTAT contains:
- the rnpM gene encoding RNase P modulator RnpM, which encodes MSKDLNLRKDAASNKMYPKIELIRVVKNKNGEVFIDNTKKANGRGAYIRPTVEAVNKVKKTRALERNLKTTLEEQFYEKLLEEVKLNWD
- a CDS encoding 50S ribosomal protein L7; the encoded protein is MGLDLDRLLGSLGMISSAGKLIYGEKLFDQIKQSKIKLVLTTTDMGQSQLKKINDKANFYNIKIINNLFDSTTLNKAIGRSNVKSVGVSDENFVKLLLKNVE
- the infB gene encoding translation initiation factor IF-2; this encodes MAKNTKQTNTNNKVQAKNKSKAHSANLKNQLKQTTETGLIDGVFVYTEPLSIADFAKKLNKGPAEIVKWFFTNGSMVTQNQVLSEEQMGELCIEFGYDFKKETTVTKENIFETFNEKDDPKDLKAKPPIVTIMGHVDHGKTTLLDSIRNANVTEGEFGGITQHIGAYQATIKDNKITFIDTPGHEAFTEMRARGSEVTDIVILVVAADDGVMPQTEEAIDHAKAADVPIIVFVNKIDKPGADPSKVKMELMNYGIVAEEYGGDIPFIEGSAKAKTGLDTLLETILLISELKDLKANPNKFARGTVIEAKLDKNRGPIATILVQEGTLRMRDIVIAGGTFGTIKDLENENKAKLKEVLPGQPAVVIGLNEVPKAGDKFIVVTEEKMARDIAKAQFEKQQNEARQKNQTFTLDSIKNKIESGELKSINIILKADTQGTVEAVRNSMLKINIEGVKINVIRATVGAISVSDVTLALASDALIYGFNVRPTAQVRQKAEEDGVEIRLHNIIYKLIEEIAEAATGMLDPVFEEKSLGEAEVRQLFKHSQVGTIAGCRIISGTVPRNSKVHILRDGIVVYTGELSSLKNKKDDIKEAKEGAECGLTIKNFNDLKENDIIEAYKVEEVK
- the rbfA gene encoding 30S ribosome-binding factor RbfA, whose amino-acid sequence is MPNDIKIERNQSTILRELNLILQREFPDCEYLNSLTIHEVRLSNDMGHAKVFYSFMDTSADKNDVQQEINENLKEIRMILASKVEMRSVPELVFEFDKTLENANKIEEILKEIK